One region of Flavobacterium pisciphilum genomic DNA includes:
- a CDS encoding TonB-dependent receptor translates to MKKITLLVFMLNITFLFAQKEISGVVKDHTGAILSGVNIIEKGTTNGVSTDMQGAYIIKVKEGAVLVFSYVGYTNAEKNATSSIIDIIMNENGGQTLKDVVIVGSRNTKRTVVNSAVPIDIINIKDVTTQSGKLEINQLLQYIAPSFNANKQSGSDGADHVDPASLRGLGPDQTLVLINGKRRHQSSLVNLFGTRGRGNTGTDLNAIPASAIKRIEILRDGAAAQYGSDAIAGVINIVLNDNINELNGSVTYGVFNTKAKGDFLPGTPNTKNYRLDQNGNGNSYGKNQAFDGGSVKVAANYGVAIGEKGGFANFTTEYINKNKTLRPAYDFRKGFGDAEIQSFNLFANMAVPVSDKTEFYAFGGRNYRDTDAYAFTRNDGERVVESIYPGGYTPRITSNIIDNSLAAGFRTETASGWKIDISNTYGKNLFHYYIKGTINASLEAASPTEFDAGGHTLTQNTTNFDFSKNYDSVLDGLNIAFGAEYRTERFTIFAGDEGSYATYDTNGRPITNPTTQSAPTVPNPDYDPSDPTSSPTIPRPGGSQGFPGYSPLNTVDKSRTNLSLYTDAELDITNAFLISGAVRFENYSDFGSTLNGKLAMRLKASKNINFRGSISTGFRAPSLAQIYYNLHFTNFNASGATEVLLAPNNSPVTKAFGIQKLNEEKAVNASLGFTANFGDFTATVDGYFIKVKNRIVLTGYFDATSLNIGVAEAQFFVNGVDTKTTGLDLVLAWKKKFGGSLFSATLVGNINSMKIDNIKNNNLPEETFFGRREKAFLLASAPKNKFGLNLNYARQKFDAGLAFTHFSKVVLVDYGDEDDTYYDRVVTDLTIGYQLTKSLKLSVGSNNLFNVYPTKQDEQGNTEAGGYWDAVQMGFSGAYYYARLGFTF, encoded by the coding sequence ACTACCAATGGGGTATCTACCGATATGCAAGGAGCTTACATAATAAAAGTTAAAGAAGGCGCTGTCTTAGTTTTTAGTTATGTTGGATATACAAATGCTGAAAAAAATGCTACAAGCAGCATTATTGACATTATAATGAACGAGAATGGCGGACAAACTTTAAAAGATGTTGTAATTGTTGGTTCTAGAAACACCAAACGAACTGTTGTTAATTCGGCAGTACCAATTGACATTATCAATATAAAAGATGTTACTACTCAAAGTGGAAAACTGGAAATCAATCAATTACTACAATATATAGCACCATCTTTTAATGCCAACAAACAATCTGGATCTGATGGTGCCGATCACGTTGACCCAGCTTCATTAAGAGGCTTAGGTCCTGATCAAACATTAGTTTTAATAAATGGAAAAAGAAGACATCAATCCTCACTTGTTAATTTATTTGGAACTCGTGGACGTGGAAATACCGGAACGGATTTGAATGCAATTCCTGCTTCGGCTATAAAAAGAATTGAGATTTTAAGAGATGGTGCTGCTGCTCAGTATGGTTCTGATGCTATTGCAGGAGTTATTAATATTGTATTAAACGATAATATAAACGAGCTTAACGGTTCGGTTACATATGGCGTTTTTAATACTAAAGCCAAAGGTGATTTCCTTCCTGGGACTCCAAATACTAAAAACTACAGATTGGATCAAAACGGAAATGGAAATTCATACGGAAAGAACCAAGCTTTTGATGGTGGATCTGTAAAAGTAGCTGCCAATTACGGTGTTGCAATTGGAGAAAAAGGAGGTTTTGCAAATTTCACTACTGAATACATCAATAAAAACAAAACACTACGCCCTGCATACGATTTTAGAAAAGGATTTGGAGATGCCGAAATACAAAGCTTCAATCTTTTTGCAAATATGGCAGTTCCTGTATCTGACAAAACTGAATTCTATGCTTTCGGAGGAAGAAACTACAGAGATACAGATGCTTATGCATTTACTAGAAATGATGGCGAAAGAGTTGTAGAATCTATTTATCCTGGTGGGTATACTCCAAGAATCACTTCGAATATTATCGACAACTCATTAGCTGCTGGATTTAGAACTGAAACTGCAAGTGGTTGGAAAATAGACATTAGTAATACATATGGTAAAAACCTTTTTCATTACTACATAAAAGGAACAATTAACGCTTCACTTGAAGCAGCTTCCCCTACTGAATTTGATGCAGGTGGCCATACTCTAACACAAAACACTACCAATTTTGATTTTTCTAAAAACTACGACTCTGTACTTGACGGATTAAACATCGCTTTTGGAGCTGAATATCGCACAGAAAGATTCACTATTTTTGCAGGTGACGAAGGGTCTTACGCAACTTACGACACTAATGGAAGACCTATAACTAACCCTACAACTCAAAGCGCTCCTACTGTTCCTAATCCAGATTACGATCCATCTGACCCAACTTCTAGCCCTACTATACCAAGACCAGGAGGTTCACAAGGTTTCCCTGGATATAGCCCTCTAAATACAGTTGACAAAAGCCGTACCAACCTATCACTATATACTGATGCCGAATTAGATATTACCAATGCATTTTTAATAAGTGGTGCTGTTCGTTTTGAAAATTACAGTGATTTCGGAAGTACTCTAAATGGTAAACTTGCAATGCGCTTAAAAGCAAGCAAAAATATAAATTTTAGAGGATCGATAAGCACTGGGTTCCGTGCTCCATCATTGGCACAGATTTACTATAATTTACATTTTACAAATTTCAATGCCAGTGGTGCTACTGAGGTATTACTAGCGCCAAACAATAGCCCTGTAACCAAAGCATTTGGAATTCAGAAATTAAATGAAGAAAAGGCGGTAAACGCATCATTAGGATTTACTGCAAATTTTGGTGATTTTACAGCTACAGTTGATGGGTACTTTATAAAAGTCAAAAACCGTATTGTACTTACTGGCTACTTTGATGCTACTTCATTAAATATTGGGGTTGCAGAAGCACAATTTTTTGTAAATGGTGTAGACACTAAAACAACTGGATTAGATCTGGTACTTGCATGGAAGAAAAAATTTGGAGGATCCCTGTTTAGCGCTACTCTAGTAGGAAACATTAACAGCATGAAAATTGACAATATAAAAAACAACAATTTACCTGAAGAAACTTTTTTTGGAAGACGCGAAAAAGCATTCTTATTAGCTTCGGCTCCTAAGAATAAATTTGGTTTAAACTTAAACTATGCTAGACAAAAATTTGATGCTGGTTTGGCTTTTACACATTTCAGTAAAGTTGTTTTAGTTGACTATGGAGACGAAGATGACACCTATTATGACAGAGTTGTAACTGATTTAACGATTGGATACCAACTAACTAAATCATTAAAACTAAGCGTTGGAAGTAACAATTTATTCAATGTTTACCCAACAAAACAAGATGAGCAAGGAAATACCGAAGCTGGTGGATATTGGGATGCTGTACAAATGGGTTTCAGCGGAGCGTATTATTATGCTAGACTTGGATTTACTTTTTAA